Proteins found in one Thalassomonas actiniarum genomic segment:
- a CDS encoding COG3014 family protein, with translation MVKNKKQLLVCVFLFFSLSACTSVRFKDFFVGYAEQMKPVRLSLSQGDVMRANKALGGRNAVDDVLYQLEQGRLSYLANDWQNSKVAFDAVYRQVELDSGKAKYRASRGLQQLGAVVGNDNVIAYQLPAYEQTMMHSYQAMNYLYQHDLEGALVEIRRANQVQEKALKQHRKELLDAEQALASGGDDDEVNPDWHRINQAYAGMEKVIGEVKNGFQNAYTFYLSGLLYEAAGQENDAYIDYKRALEISPDNRFLQQDVLRLASRLGMQDDLATFEQKYGTWQQKHKASDGQVVVIYEQGLINEKKELALHLPVSTSDDDLRFYNLALPVYEKSPGLSRGLQLKVDNRTLDSMELVRLQGLAAKQLQEQLPGLIVRQLSRLIAKEKFRSTLERKGDDVGNILANLYNLVSEKADTRSWVTLPKNSQLVKTQLPAGKQQLELVVDGRKTQIELEVKANRTTLVNLTKIDNFMNYQTVNL, from the coding sequence ATGGTTAAAAATAAAAAGCAGTTGCTGGTTTGTGTATTTTTGTTTTTCAGCCTAAGTGCCTGTACCAGCGTCAGATTTAAAGACTTTTTTGTCGGTTATGCCGAGCAAATGAAACCGGTGCGCCTGTCTTTGTCGCAGGGGGATGTGATGCGGGCAAACAAAGCCCTGGGGGGGCGAAATGCCGTTGATGATGTTTTATATCAGCTAGAGCAGGGGCGGTTAAGTTATCTGGCTAATGACTGGCAAAACAGCAAGGTGGCTTTTGATGCCGTTTACCGCCAGGTGGAGCTGGACTCAGGCAAGGCAAAGTACCGGGCCAGCAGAGGTTTGCAGCAGCTGGGGGCGGTTGTCGGTAATGACAATGTTATTGCCTACCAGTTGCCGGCTTATGAACAAACCATGATGCACAGCTACCAGGCGATGAATTACCTCTATCAGCATGATCTTGAAGGAGCCTTGGTGGAAATTCGCCGGGCGAACCAGGTGCAGGAAAAAGCCTTGAAACAGCACAGAAAAGAATTATTGGATGCCGAGCAGGCACTGGCATCCGGCGGCGATGATGACGAGGTTAATCCCGACTGGCACAGAATCAACCAGGCTTATGCGGGTATGGAAAAGGTTATCGGCGAGGTGAAAAACGGCTTTCAAAATGCCTATACCTTTTATTTGTCGGGCCTTTTGTATGAAGCGGCTGGGCAGGAGAATGATGCCTATATCGATTATAAGCGGGCGCTGGAAATCTCCCCCGATAACCGCTTTCTTCAGCAGGATGTGTTGCGCCTGGCCAGCCGTTTGGGCATGCAGGACGATTTAGCGACTTTCGAGCAGAAATACGGTACCTGGCAGCAAAAGCATAAAGCATCAGACGGCCAGGTCGTGGTGATCTACGAGCAGGGGCTGATTAATGAAAAGAAAGAGCTGGCTTTACATTTACCTGTGTCTACCTCTGACGATGATCTGCGCTTTTATAACCTGGCCTTGCCGGTATATGAAAAAAGCCCCGGCCTCTCCCGGGGGCTGCAACTCAAGGTCGATAACCGTACCCTGGACAGCATGGAGCTGGTGCGTTTGCAGGGGCTTGCGGCGAAACAGTTGCAGGAGCAGTTGCCCGGTTTAATTGTGCGGCAGCTATCAAGATTAATTGCCAAGGAAAAATTCCGCTCTACCCTTGAGCGTAAAGGGGATGATGTCGGTAATATCCTGGCGAATCTCTATAACCTGGTGTCGGAAAAAGCCGATACCCGCAGTTGGGTGACTTTGCCGAAAAACAGTCAGTTGGTAAAAACCCAATTGCCGGCGGGTAAACAACAACTTGAACTGGTGGTTGACGGCAGGAAAACCCAGATAGAACTTGAGGTTAAAGCCAACCGTACCACCTTAGTGAACCTGACGAAAATAGATAATTTTATGAATTATCAAACGGTTAATTTATAG
- a CDS encoding DUF6678 family protein, with the protein MSITNRHQKLYEADRKRWRKAEERIKELLLADYVSSSNNTKWEKIFDDLSQVYSDKVSVTVKLIEQEEFEYKDFFSALFENSYLDGMNGSF; encoded by the coding sequence ATGAGTATCACAAATAGACACCAAAAGCTCTATGAAGCAGATAGAAAGCGATGGCGAAAAGCTGAAGAGCGTATTAAAGAGCTTTTATTAGCTGACTATGTCTCATCTTCAAATAACACGAAATGGGAAAAAATATTTGATGACTTATCGCAAGTATATAGTGATAAGGTTTCTGTTACTGTAAAACTTATAGAACAAGAAGAGTTTGAATATAAGGACTTTTTCTCTGCTTTATTTGAGAATAGCTACTTGGATGGAATGAATGGTTCTTTTTGA